A genomic segment from Candidatus Zixiibacteriota bacterium encodes:
- a CDS encoding TlpA disulfide reductase family protein, with protein sequence MLRGLKLVIVSVTVIAITIGLAYVLGGEAGQYIAQYRAEREYLQQRDKDSEQQLANANRTIIGEKLPEDEFKDVSGNTVRLSELLRRKTVVSFMSSNCQGCMTQAEQIASLARDSVDFAGFIVISLSDVDDLISFKREYGLKCPVLHENGEYVMRFFNNYLTPTSLIVNGDGVVEKLIAGHLTDSEIEDVMDCNRD encoded by the coding sequence ATGTTACGTGGACTTAAGTTAGTCATCGTGTCCGTCACAGTCATAGCAATTACGATTGGTCTCGCCTACGTGCTGGGTGGCGAGGCCGGCCAGTATATTGCACAATATCGCGCGGAACGCGAGTATCTTCAGCAACGCGACAAGGACAGTGAACAGCAACTTGCCAACGCCAACCGCACTATCATCGGCGAAAAACTCCCGGAAGACGAATTCAAAGATGTAAGCGGTAATACCGTTCGACTGTCAGAGCTTCTCAGACGGAAGACGGTCGTATCGTTTATGTCTTCAAATTGTCAGGGATGCATGACCCAAGCCGAGCAGATCGCCTCACTTGCCCGCGACAGCGTTGATTTCGCCGGCTTTATAGTGATATCGCTCAGCGACGTTGATGATCTGATCTCGTTTAAACGGGAATACGGGCTTAAGTGTCCCGTTCTGCACGAGAACGGTGAGTACGTAATGAGATTTTTCAACAACTATCTGACTCCGACCAGCCTGATAGTCAACGGAGATGGTGTTGTTGAGAAACTTATCGCCGGACATCTCACCGATAGCGAGATCGAAGATGTAATGGATTGCAATCGCGATTAA